A stretch of DNA from Anopheles nili chromosome 2, idAnoNiliSN_F5_01, whole genome shotgun sequence:
ATAGAGCGCTTCGCCTTTCGCGGGTTTCAGAATCGTTGTTCCGCGGCGGGCCATCATGGTTGTGGCACACAAAAGCTTTTCGATTACGCGCGGGAAAccatgatttaatttttgtggATAAGcttcaaacaaacaccacccccgGAAAAGTCGCGAAGGGATGATGAGTAATGCCCAAGCGCGCCGCGGCTGCCTAAGCCGCAggcatcattatcatcatcctGCGATTATCTCTACAAATGAATCATCACTCCAGCGAGAGTCATAGGCAATTTTAATTAGGATTAGATCTAGGCCCTCCCCTCCGACGTTCGCGAGGGAAGGATCTGTCGCGAAATTGGATTATTCAgtccagctttttttttgtgtgtgtttgtttgccgccGTGTTGCGCTCATATTCCTCCGCCCCGTCGGCGGGAAAATCAGATCGAAATATTGTGATTAGATTAATTAGCGACGGCGCGCAGCATCGACTTTATTCCTAGCATTAGTGAATTAGCCGTGGTGGTCTCTCTTCCTTTTAAGCCCTCTCCTGCCGTGGGTGCGTGCTGCCTGATGAGTGCCaattaaaaatatgtttttcgaTAACTAAAAATGTTCAACTTCAATGTGCTTAATGGGTGATTTCTCTCTTCGCTTGCAGCGCTCGCATCAGCCCAGATGGTAGACACCGAACCCCGCTCGATAACGGTCGTGGAAAACCAGGAAAATGTCAACCTACACTGCCGGATAGGCCGCCCGGCGCAACTCTGCGTGTAAGTGTGGAACGAAGCGGACGCTTGCTGCGTGAGTTCGTAGTAAAGACCAATTCTTTGTCCTTTTTGCAGTATACGTATGCCCGGAGTGAACGATCAGTTCTCGCTGGATCCTAACCTGCCATCACCAGTCGCCGGCATGCAGTACTATGGCGAAGGTCTACCACAAGGTTCCTGCGGTGTACGCATCGACCGCGTCAGCGTTGATAACGCGGGTCTCATGAACTGTACGCTTTTCGTCGATGGACGTGGTCTAACGGGAGCCATTGAGATTGTGGTCGCATGTAAGCAgagcgcttttgctttcttccccATTCGTCGGCGCATGCTgatcgttttcttttacatcACTTTTCCCCGTGCTCAGTCCCACCGGAGCAGCCCGTGATTGAGGTTAGGTCTGGCAATCTGGCAAACGTGGAAGTCAACAGCGAGCTTACCTTCCAGTGCGAGGCAGCCCGTGGCAACCCGGCAGCAAACATTTCGTGGTTCTTGGGTAAGTTGTCGCTCTTTgcggacgggtttttttttatggctaTCGGTTGTTAAATCGTGCGTGTTTCGGTTCACATGCCTCTACAGATCAGGAGCAGATTTACGAAGGTGTGCGTCCGGTTGAGCCCGAAGAATACTTCGATGAGGGTGTCAACAAGCGTTTCTTCACCGCTAAGTCCGTGTTGACTCGCTCTATCCGCGCCGAGGACAATGGCAAACGTTTGACGTGTCAGGCCCAGCATCTTGCCTATCCCGAGGGAGTATCCCGCACCGATCTGATCCTTAACGTAAACTGTAAGTGCATCTCAAGTGGAGGGTCCTTTCGATCGGGATGAAGCTTTAATTTCATATATTTATGTGCGACTATTGTATTGTCGTTACAGTCCAACCTCAAGCATTGCCAGACCAAACAGTTTATGGACTGCAGCTGGGACGTACCGCCACCGTGAGCGTGGTGATTAAGGCTAACCCTGCGCCACGTATCCTGTGGACCGTTGATGGTATCGACTACCAGCAAGGCATGGAACAGGGACGATATGCCGTACCGCTTCCTGAAGGACTGGTATGAacaacttttgcaatgcaagcttctccccaaaaaaaacaccaatcgAATTCAATTGTAACTCATTTTGTAGGGTAACAATCGCTACAATGTGTCCCTGACCATTGCCGGTCTGACGCTGGAGGACCTCTCAAAGGTGTACACGATGCGTGCTTCGAACAACTTCGGAACCGAGGACTACCGGCTGAACCTGCGCTCGCAAGAGGAGATCGTCAACGAGTCGAGCGGTGTCGGCATCGGTGAGATCGTTGGCCTTGTCCTGGCCGTGCTGATCGTCCTGACAGCCGTCGCCCTGATCTTTGTGGCACGCGCAACCGGCAGATGGTGCTTCCGAGGTAAGTGTAACCCCCTCCGATGGTTCTTTTGAACGTACGGACGAAATCGTTCGGACCGGGTTTTCCCGCTGCATCCGGCGGCAATGTCAGCACGTGGATTGCTGCTTCATCCTAATGCCTGCCTACACAAACCGATAGCTACAACTAACAAGCAATTCAAGTGCACTCGAGGTtgctgtgtccttttttttaacctcCTGTCACCTGTCCTTTTTCGACTGTTTGCCATCCACCATATATCCCAAGCACCCACCACCGCGGGAGAGCTCCCACAAGCGTAGGAGAAGTGGAGAAAGGGCCTACCGAACAAaacacgataaaaaaaaggttagtCTTGAAGAAAAACGCAGGCTCCTCAAGTGTGTGCAGTCTTTTTATCGCCAAATGCTTGCATCAGCCTTGCGCGGGATCGATGCTCAACAGCGCACTTTCTCCAGAGGAGTCACGAAAGCATCTgcctgtggtttttttttattattattatttcatgcatatgcttttttattttatggtcCATCTTCCACTCGGACTTGGTTTCAATTATCGAATGCTTTCAACGCGCCGCGTTCATCTTTAATACACACCATACAGCAGCGCACATAATTCgcgattggtttgtttttggcacaAAGAAAACGAATGTGAATGCCTTTTAAAATTACGCATttatacgcacacacacattgcgGAGATGATCAGTTATTATTCGACCtgaaaagcacacacgcgcgccccCGCACGCCATTCAAAATTATACGCCATTGAAATTGATCTCGGGAAGCAAGTATCACAAAGCGGGCAAAATCTCTCTTACACATGGTGATATCATGTTTCGCTCGAATTGATCCATAACGCAAAactttttcaccattttgttGAGCACATATCCcattcaaacacacacccacacacgcccacTCGCAGCCATTGAAATGGAATCCTTTTCACATCCTTCGTTTGCCGCttcatggttttgttttattcacggAGTTATCTCGTTTCcttgattttttattccatccacGAAAGCAAtatgtgcttgttttttttcgtgtgtagTGCGCGGTGTTTTGCTCCCATTGCCCCCATTGTTATGCTCTTGTGCGCCGGAAACGGATCCTTTAACCgccatcttctttttttttctctctctctctctctctctctctttatctcttccTGCCACGcgccccccacccccaccaaccgatatctgtttttttgttctgtttccgttttttcttctctctttctctatccgtttcttctttctcctttcAGTCAGCTTATATCAGTAACCGAATAGTTTAGCGAACATGCTCCAAAATGCGATTTTGTCAACCAATAAGATTAATCCATAAGCATACGAGAGCTGaccgtgcgcgtgtgtgtgccccaATTGTTGTAATAATTTCCATTAACCAACCAACCTCCCCCCGATCCAGCCGAATGGGAGCCCCACGGCGTGTACACGCAAACGAGACGAAAACGTAACGAAACATAGTCCGTCCAATGTAGTCACAAAGTGGTGACACACTCGTACCGTATGTAACCGGCATTAAGTTTTACAAACTGCTCCAAAATCAAGAGGCAGAGACATTAGTGTTAATTTCGTGACTGGCGTGTGGACGGTGTGTGAAacgcgtgtgttttgtttggtgtattagctttttttttaatgtttgtttgtcggCGGCATCAACCAGTTGAGATTAATGTAATCCTTTTTACCAGATCACGATATTAAGCGAACCAAGTAGCAGGAGAAAGAACGTGATTCTTCTTGCGAGAATCTGGCAAAAGGTTCAGGAAAGGTTATGCAAATCTTCTACTGTTCGCTGCCATTATTCTTTAGACGatgcaacaagaaaaaaaaagcaaccaaaagaCAAATTGTTCACAAACGAGGGGAGAGTGTATAAAGCGAACTGCGTACCTCTTCCTTTCTCCGAAGCCGAGGCAAGTCACATACCATAATTAATTACAGGGTGAACAGTTCGCAAACAGAAGGGCCAGGAACGTGTATCTCTAATGAGTGAGGaacaatgaaaagaaaagcattaTTTTAAGCTTAAGCTAATTTATTCCGACTATTTCGGTGAGCTTAACGAGTCCCCCCGGGGCCCCGCGTAGTGGCGTAGCAGAATTGGAGATcagtggtggaaaagtttagCATCAGCGAATGGCAAGCTTCTGGCTCAAAAGGACGAGGTAAAGCTGCTTTAAAATTCATTCGTATGATAATTAGATTTGTTCTTCTAACATGGCTTGCGCATTACGTCTTGAGGCGGAGAATTGAATCGTTTTAAAAGCAATTGCGCGCGCTCTTCTCTCTTAGGATTACTCTTTCTATTAAAACTGAACCTCGGTCTAGGATGTAGAAGCTACGTATATGTGCTGTGCGTGGCCGGATAGATAGGTTCGTTCGtattcaaatttgtttaaaaacgaCAGCactagcaaaaaaaggaccgatTGCGCCGGAATGGAAGCACTCGGGATGCTATTAGGAGGtaatttttccatcctttcaTCTCGGAAACTTTCCAAACGACATCAGCAAACAATCGCAAGCACATGGACGAGTTAATCACCCCCAAGATTGCTGGCTAGCCTGCGCTCTTTCCGCCTTcagcaagaaagagagagtgagagcttCACAGAGAAtatcaaacgaaatgaaaacgaaatatCGGTGCTGCCGGTCGGGGGAAAGTTCTTGCAAACGCCCAACCGCCGCCCCCACACTCAATCCGAAACGCAAATGGTAAAAGATATAAGTGCGGGAATGATGGGAAGGGTGAAATTCATCTGTATCATCTCGGccgtgtgtctgtgtgaaGATGGCCTCTGCATCAGACGATCAAGAAACAGAAGGTAGGGACTGTGGCGCTCATGTGAAACCCAAATGCAACACAACAAAATTGCACCCCAGGAATGAAGCAATCCTTTCCGTGTCGTGTCGGTTCCTTGTCGATGCGAAgcgcaacaacacaaaaaactgCATCCGGACATGCCGATGGCATCGACAAGCAttggtttaaattttcaaagcCATATGCAACGGTACCCAATtgatcaccaaaaaaaaacacgaaaccctAAGCTAATATTGGCAATTGACTCTGAGCTgcttgacaaaaaaaaagcaaggacAGAAACATCCTTGCTTGCgacttttgctgctgctgctgctgtaacACTTTCAAACACCAGCGGTGTTTACTTTTACTTTGCTAATTTTCTTCCGTGCTGCTACTAATGCTTCATATTTAATCAGATGCAAAATTAATTCTGTACAGCGcatccgttcgttcgctgccaCCCGCAAAAGGAGGTGGTTTAAGGAAGCACGACAAACGTGATCCTTGCTGACCTTGTCCCGACGACGGGCTTAATACtgatcctgttttttttcttcccacggTGTGTCATCTTGATGGCACGGAGGAATCAGCCGGAGGCTTTATAAATTTGAGTGTGGCTCGATCTTTCCGTAGCCCTTTGACTCTCCTaccaaagagaagaaagatTGACGCAGTGAATCTGTAGCTAGTCAATCCATCTCCgagcacgcaaaaaaaagcaactaatTACCGCgtggaaggaagcgaacgtagcgaaacgcgaaagaagcagcagcaacaaagaCGAAACCCAAAATtactccccccaaaaaacaaaacaaaaaacaacaaccaccgacaccacacgcacgcaggagAGATCCACCATGTCCTGATTCTGTTTCTTGGTTGTTTTTGCAGGCGCTTCACTCAATACCGATATCAATCCGGACTCTGAGGCACAGATTACGCCGCACCCGCACGATGACGAGATCGACGAGAAGCTGCAGACCCAGGATCCGGCCGCCCATTTCGTGCACGAAGGTGACGAGAAGCACGCGGCCACTAATGGGAAGCATGagaatggaaagcaaacaaaggcacagcagcagcagcagcagcaggctcCGCCGGCCGCCGTGGCCAAGCAGGAGAACGGAAAAGCTGATAGTAAAACGAACACATCCGTGTAGAGATTTCCATATTCTCCCTTCGCCGGTGGCGGGTCGTGGATGCTGCCGTATACTTGTAAGATTGTGATTGGGCAGTTGACGAAAAGGGCGCAGGACgtagaaaaaacgaaaaaacgagcaaaaaaaaacaccagcgaAAACGTGTAAAGAAATATTAGCGGTTGTGTCCGGCATCCGTGAGGATCACGCTCTCGAGGAGTAGGCGAAAACGCCAGAAAGGAAAAGTGCGTAGAGAACAAAGAAATTATAtccaaaacagcaaaacagcacacccagagcatcatcagcagcagcagcagcagcatcagcaagaagagagagagaaaaaa
This window harbors:
- the LOC128731714 gene encoding fasciclin-3-like; this translates as MQSKMHARSSFLPWLLLLAVCAAFTALASAQMVDTEPRSITVVENQENVNLHCRIGRPAQLCVIRMPGVNDQFSLDPNLPSPVAGMQYYGEGLPQGSCGVRIDRVSVDNAGLMNCTLFVDGRGLTGAIEIVVAFPPEQPVIEVRSGNLANVEVNSELTFQCEAARGNPAANISWFLDQEQIYEGVRPVEPEEYFDEGVNKRFFTAKSVLTRSIRAEDNGKRLTCQAQHLAYPEGVSRTDLILNVNFQPQALPDQTVYGLQLGRTATVSVVIKANPAPRILWTVDGIDYQQGMEQGRYAVPLPEGLGNNRYNVSLTIAGLTLEDLSKVYTMRASNNFGTEDYRLNLRSQEEIVNESSGVGIGEIVGLVLAVLIVLTAVALIFVARATGRWCFRGKNSSTSTSAAKIGETSDTESAEVKQPMTKTQRLKNIFARRVLRPAGSELPEETPEDATTAVDERDTKLAADPSKTAKDDQTLVYAELELKPAGGEISFVNKPPPPTNESTEYAEILYVQQQAGGGANAATTGTEPAQPVAPMAMQQPRLQQHSGEDNRPVIDGSILKPGAKGDGSKTAGK